The Oncorhynchus nerka isolate Pitt River linkage group LG12, Oner_Uvic_2.0, whole genome shotgun sequence genome includes a region encoding these proteins:
- the LOC115138018 gene encoding uncharacterized protein LOC115138018 isoform X4 — protein sequence MIICWTIFLFYANFGCVLNKDVIQPDPVIVTQLGQSVSLTCFCQIDLMFRVSWFKQSVGQKPLLMASSYYLSKNSFHFTKDFNETKRLSVKRGVDSFNLTISKTESGDSAIYYCGVMEVGQVTFGEGTFLIVKDSGSNSMSVLQQPLSRSVQLGDSVTLNCTIHTETCAGEHSVYWFRHGSGESHPGIIYTHGERSDQCEKSLEAVSPTQSCVYNLPKRKLSLSDSGTYYCAVASCGEILFGNGTKLDIEGGSVDPLLFVYCLAVALAFAFILIILLACMIYKMKKTTCLQCSELVSQTRGPSVSRSDASSQDADSLHYVSLPLSNKKNRSRRQRGNMEEETVVMYSGIRQ from the exons ATGATTATTTGTTGGACAATCTTTTTGTTTTACGCCAATTTTG GTTGTGTACTTAACAAGGATGTAATCCAACCAGACCCTGTGATAGTTACACAACTGGGACAAAGTGTATCTCTCACTTGCTTTTGTCAAATTGATTTGATGTTCAGAGTCTCTTGGTTCAAGCAATCTGTTGGACAGAAGCCTCTTCTCATGGCATCATCATATTATCTCTCTAAAAATAGTTTTCATTTTACCAAGGACTTTAATGAGACTAAACGTTTAAGTGTGAAGAGAGGAGTTGACAGCTTTAACCTGACCATCTCAAAGACAGAGTCAGGGGACTCAGCTATATACTACTGTGGTGTTATGGAAGTGGGCCAAGTCACATTTGGAGAAGGAACATTTTTAATTGTCAAAG ATTCAGGGTCCAACAGCATGTCTGTGCTTCAGCAGCCTTTGTCCCGGTCAGTTCAGCTAGGAGACTCTGTGACTCTGAACTGTACAATACACACTGAGACCTGTGCAGGAGAACACAGCGTCTATTGGTTCAGACATGGCTCAGGAGAATCCCATCCAGGAATCATTTACACCCATGGAGAAAGGAGTGATCAGTGTGAAAAGAGCCTTGAAGCTGTGTCTCCTACACAGAGCTGTGTCTACAACCTCCCCAAGAGGAAGCTCAGCCTCTCTGATTCTGGGACTTACTATTGTGCTGTGGCCTCATGTGGGGAGATACTGTTTGGGAATGGTACCAAGCTGGATATTGAGG GCGGGAGTGTAGACCCTCTTCTCTTTGTATACTGCCTGGCCGTAGCATTGGCCTTTGCGTTTATCTTGATCATTCTCCTTGCCTGCATGATTTACAAGATGAAGAAGACAACATGTCTGCAGTGTAGTG AACTGGTCTCTCAGACAAGAGGTCCTTCAGTTTCCCGGTCAGATGCAAGT AGCCAAGATGCAGACAGTCTCCATTACGTTTCTCTGCCTCTGAGCAACAAGAAGAACAGGTCTagaagacagagaggaaacaTGGAGGAAGAGACGGTGGTCATGTACTCTGGAATTAGACAGTAG
- the LOC115138018 gene encoding uncharacterized protein LOC115138018 isoform X3 codes for MIICWTIFLFYANFGCVLNKDVIQPDPVIVTQLGQSVSLTCFCQIDLMFRVSWFKQSVGQKPLLMASSYYLSKNSFHFTKDFNETKRLSVKRGVDSFNLTISKTESGDSAIYYCGVMEVGQVTFGEGTFLIVKDSGSNSMSVLQQPLSRSVQLGDSVTLNCTIHTETCAGEHSVYWFRHGSGESHPGIIYTHGERSDQCEKSLEAVSPTQSCVYNLPKRKLSLSDSGTYYCAVASCGEILFGNGTKLDIEAGGSVDPLLFVYCLAVALAFAFILIILLACMIYKMKKTTCLQCSELVSQTRGPSVSRSDASSQDADSLHYVSLPLSNKKNRSRRQRGNMEEETVVMYSGIRQ; via the exons ATGATTATTTGTTGGACAATCTTTTTGTTTTACGCCAATTTTG GTTGTGTACTTAACAAGGATGTAATCCAACCAGACCCTGTGATAGTTACACAACTGGGACAAAGTGTATCTCTCACTTGCTTTTGTCAAATTGATTTGATGTTCAGAGTCTCTTGGTTCAAGCAATCTGTTGGACAGAAGCCTCTTCTCATGGCATCATCATATTATCTCTCTAAAAATAGTTTTCATTTTACCAAGGACTTTAATGAGACTAAACGTTTAAGTGTGAAGAGAGGAGTTGACAGCTTTAACCTGACCATCTCAAAGACAGAGTCAGGGGACTCAGCTATATACTACTGTGGTGTTATGGAAGTGGGCCAAGTCACATTTGGAGAAGGAACATTTTTAATTGTCAAAG ATTCAGGGTCCAACAGCATGTCTGTGCTTCAGCAGCCTTTGTCCCGGTCAGTTCAGCTAGGAGACTCTGTGACTCTGAACTGTACAATACACACTGAGACCTGTGCAGGAGAACACAGCGTCTATTGGTTCAGACATGGCTCAGGAGAATCCCATCCAGGAATCATTTACACCCATGGAGAAAGGAGTGATCAGTGTGAAAAGAGCCTTGAAGCTGTGTCTCCTACACAGAGCTGTGTCTACAACCTCCCCAAGAGGAAGCTCAGCCTCTCTGATTCTGGGACTTACTATTGTGCTGTGGCCTCATGTGGGGAGATACTGTTTGGGAATGGTACCAAGCTGGATATTGAGG CAGGCGGGAGTGTAGACCCTCTTCTCTTTGTATACTGCCTGGCCGTAGCATTGGCCTTTGCGTTTATCTTGATCATTCTCCTTGCCTGCATGATTTACAAGATGAAGAAGACAACATGTCTGCAGTGTAGTG AACTGGTCTCTCAGACAAGAGGTCCTTCAGTTTCCCGGTCAGATGCAAGT AGCCAAGATGCAGACAGTCTCCATTACGTTTCTCTGCCTCTGAGCAACAAGAAGAACAGGTCTagaagacagagaggaaacaTGGAGGAAGAGACGGTGGTCATGTACTCTGGAATTAGACAGTAG